CGAAGATCGTCGCGACGCTGACCCGCGTGGTCGGTGATGTCGGGCTGGCCGAGGATCTGGCGGCCGACGCGCTCGTCGACGCGCTCGAGCAGTGGCCGGCGTCGGGGGTGCCGCGCAACGCGGGCGCCTGGCTGACGACCGTCGCCAAGCGCAAGGCGATCGACCACTGGCGACGGCAGGAGAACCTCGACGCCAAGTACGCCGCGCTGGCCCGGGACCTCGAGACCCATGTCGACGAGTCGTGGGATCCCGACCGCATCGACGACGACGTGCTGCGGCTGATCTTCATCGCCGCGCACCCGGTGCTGTCGCGCGAAGCGCAGATCGCGCTGACGCTGCGAGTGGTCGGCGGGCTCACCACCGAGGAGATCGCCCGCGCGTTCCTGGCGTCGACCCCGACGATCGCGGCGCGGATCACCCGCGCGAAGAAGGCGCTGTCGGCGGCCGACGCCGCATTCGAGGTGCCCGACCCCGGCGAGTATTCGCAGCGGCTGTCGGCGGTGCTCAGCGTGATCTACCTGATCTACAGCGAGGGGTACTCGGCGTCGTCCGGGCAGCGCTGGATCCGCGACGAACTGTGCACGGAGGCACTGCGACTCGGCCGCGTGCTCGCGTCGCTGGTGCCCGACGAACCAGAGGTGCACGGGCTGGTCGCGCTGATGGAATTCCAGTCGTCGCGGTTCGCCGCGCGCACCGACGACGACGGCAGGCCGGTGCTGCTGGAGGACCAGAACCGCGCCCGCTGGGACCGCGCGCAGATCCAGCGCGGCGTCGCCGCCCTCGAACGCGCGGCAAACGCGGTGCGCCGCAAGGGCAGCGGCTGGGGTGCGTACGCGCTGCAGGCCGCGATCGCCGAGTGCCACGCCACCGCGCCGAGCGCCGCCGACACCGACTGGTCGCGGAT
The window above is part of the Mycolicibacterium rutilum genome. Proteins encoded here:
- a CDS encoding RNA polymerase sigma factor, coding for MEAAKIVATLTRVVGDVGLAEDLAADALVDALEQWPASGVPRNAGAWLTTVAKRKAIDHWRRQENLDAKYAALARDLETHVDESWDPDRIDDDVLRLIFIAAHPVLSREAQIALTLRVVGGLTTEEIARAFLASTPTIAARITRAKKALSAADAAFEVPDPGEYSQRLSAVLSVIYLIYSEGYSASSGQRWIRDELCTEALRLGRVLASLVPDEPEVHGLVALMEFQSSRFAARTDDDGRPVLLEDQNRARWDRAQIQRGVAALERAANAVRRKGSGWGAYALQAAIAECHATAPSAADTDWSRIVTLYDGLVQVSPSPVVQLNRAVAVAMDDGPAAGLCIVDGLTGLDGSYLLPSVRGELLARLGRDDEAADEFTRAAAMTDNEREREVLLDKVARVRS